The Agrobacterium vitis sequence ACGCCTGCGCATATTGTTCAATCCGATGCAGAGGCCATTGAGATTGCTCAGCGTCTTGCCGAGCGTTTCAAGGTCGGGGCCGCTTTGCGTGACCGGGAAGGCCTGTTGCCGATTGACGAGTTGGATGAATATTCCCAAAGCGGGTTGTGGAGCATCAATGTGCCAAAAGCCTATGGCGGGCCGGAGGTTTCCTATGCCACGCTTGCCAAGGTGATCTCCACCATTGCTGCCGCTGATCCGGCCATTGCGCAGGTGACGCAAAACCATCTGGCCATTGTTGCAACCGTTGATCTGGATGGCACGGAAGAGCAGAAAAAACTGTTCTTCGGCTGGGCTTTGCAGGGGTTGCGTTATGGCAATGCCTTTTCTGAATTGAAGAGCAAGACTGTCGCCGATTTTGAAACCAAGGTTGTGCATGACGGCGACGACGTGATCGTCAACGGTGAGAAATTTTACACCACCGGTGCGCTTCTCTCCCATGTCGTGCCGATTGTCAGTGTCGATGAAACCGGTCAGGGCTATCTGGTGTTTGCCGACCGTGAAGCACCCGGCCTGACCGTGACCAACAATTGGTCCAGCTTTGGCCAGCGCACCACGGCGTCTGGCTCGGTGAAGCTTGAGAATGTGCGGGTTCCGAAGGCTCGCGCTCTGAAAGTCACCTCGTTTGATCATCCCACGGTGGGTGGTCCGGTGTCGCAGATCATCCAATCGGCTATTGATGCGGGCATCGCTCGTGGGGCGATTGATGACACCATCAGCTTTGTCAAAACCCTCAGCCGTCCGTGGATTGACAGCGGCAAGCAAAAGGCCAGCGAGGACCTTTTCACCATCGCGGCCATTGGCGATTTGAAAATCCGCCTGCATGCGGCGGAAGCGCTGCTGGAGATTGCTGGTCGCAGCATTGATGCAGCGCGGGCCAATACGACGCTGGATACCGTCTCGGAAGCAACCATCAAGACCGGTGAATCCAAGGTACTGACCACCGAGATTGCCATTCTTTCCACCAACAAGCTGTTTGAACTGGCGGGCACCCGCTCGACGCTAGCGGAACATGGTCTGGATCGCCATTGGCGCAATGCGCGGGTGCACACCTTGCACGATCCGGTGCGCTGGAAATTCTACCATGTCGGCAATTATTTCCTGAACGGGGAGCATCCGCCGCGCCATGCGTGGAACTGAGTGGGGAACTGAGGCAGAGCAATGAGCAGCACAGATCGTACACTCCACCGGCAGGCAACCCTCACGGCTGGCCGCCCGGCACCGCATATTCCGCCACGGCGTATCAAGGCGCATGTGATCAAGGATGATGCCGAGGCTATTGCCGTTGCCAAAGAATTTGCCCGTGACTTTGCGGTGGGTGCTGCGGAGCGTGATCGGCAAAGGCGTTTGCCAGTGACCGAGATTGAGCGCTTTTCGCAAAGTGGGCTTTGGGCCATTACGGTGCCCAAGGCCTATGGCGGCGCTGGCGTCTCAGCAGTGACGCTGGCGGAGGTGACGGCGATCATCTCAGCGGCAGATTCCTCCATCGGGCAGATTCCGCAAAACCATTTCTATATGGTCGAAGCGCTGCGGCTGTCTGGTTCTGATGAGCAGAAGGCCCATTATTTCCAACGGGTTCTTGATGGGGATCGGCTGGGCAATGCCTTTACCGAAATCGGCACCAAAACCCCGGTGGATTACAAGACCCATTTTGCCGAGCGTGATGGTAAGCTGCTGCTGAACGGGCAAAAATTCTATGCCACCGGATCGCTGTTTGCCCATATCATTGTGGCCGTTGCCAAAGGCCCGAATGGCCGGGTGCATTTGGTGTTTATTGATCGTGCCACGCCTGGCCTTGATCTGGTGGATGACTGGACCTCCTTTGGCCAGCGCTCCACCGGCAGCGGCACCGTGACCTTTGATGATGTCGAGATCACCCCGTTTCACGTGGTGGATCATGATGAGGTGTTTGATCAGCCAACGCCCATGGGGCCGTTTGCCCAGATCATCCATTCGGCGGTACAAGTGGGCATTGCGCGCGGTGCATTGGCAGAAACCATTTCCTATGTCCGCGCCCATGCAAGGCCGTTTTTCGAGCTGAGCATTGAGCATGGCCATGAAGACCCGCACACCATCCATGCCGTGGGTGATGTTTCAATCCGCGTGCATGCCGCCGATGCACTTCTGGCTCGGGCTGGGCGCATTCTGGATATTGCTAGTTCCAATCCCACCGCGCAAACCGTGGCGGAAGCCTCTATCGCCGTTGCCGAAGTGAAAGCATTGGGCACCGAAGTGGCGCAGCTGGCCTCCACCAAGCTGATCGAGCTTGGAGGCGCACGCTCGACCTTGGAAGCCTACGGGCTGGATCGCTACTGGCGCAATGCCCGCACCCATTCGCTGCATGATCCGGTGCGCTGGAAATATCACCATATCGGCAATTTCTACCTGAATGATCAGCTGCCCCCACGCCACGGGGCGATCTGACGGTCTGTATGTTGTACGCCGTATGTAATTTCTCGTCCTGAGCTTTCGAACATCGGCCGAAAAGTGGGAACCGGTTTTCGGAAAAATCCGATGCGCAGATAAAAACGGAAGCACCGCACGGTGCTTCCGTTTTCCAATGTTTAATCAGGCAGCCTTGCTGTTCTGGACACCAGAAGATGCGGCATCGAGACCACGTTGGATATCGGCGATGATGTCATCAATATGCTCAATGCCGATGGAAAGGCGCACATAGCCCGGCGAAACACCGCTTGAGGCCTGCTCTTCTGCTGTGAGCTGGGAATGGGTTGTCGAGGCCGGGTGAATGGCCAGACTGCGGGCATCTCCAATATTGGCAACATGATAGAGCAATTCGAGACTGTCGATAAACTGGCGGCCAGCGTCCAGCCCGTCTTTCAACTCAAACCCGACAAGACCACCGTAACCACCCTTGAGATATGTATCTGCCCGCTCACGCCATACGCCACTCTGCTGCGATGGATAGATCACCTTGGCGATTTCCGGGCGCTTGGCCAGATAGTCCGCAACGGCTGCGGCGTTTTTAACATGGCGCTCAATGCGTAGTGGCAGGGTTTCAATGCCTTGCAAAATCTGGAAGGCGTTGAAGGGCGAGAGTGCAGCCCCGAGGTCACGCAACAGGGTGACGCGGGCCTTGATGATATAGGCAATCGGTCCAAGTGGCTTGGTGGCTTCGGTCCAGATCGCACCGTGATAGCTTGGATCAGGTGTGTTCAGCGCGGGCTGGCGCTCCTTGTGCGCTTCCCAATCGAAATTGCCGCCATCAACAATCAAGCCACCAATGGACGTGCCATGGCCGCCGAGATATTTGGTGGAGGAATAAACAACCACAGCCGCGCCATGATCGAAGGGCCGCGCCAGCAAGGGGGCGGCGGTATTGTCGACAATCAGCGGAATGCCGAATTCCCGGCCAATGCTTGCCACTTCGGCAATCGGGAAAACCGTGAGTTTCGGATTGGGCAGCGTCTCGGCATAATAGGCGCGAGTGCGCCCATCCGTGGCGCGGCGGAAGTTTTCCGGATCAGTCGGATCAACAAAACGAACCTCGATGCCCTGATCTTTCAGTGTGTTGGCAAACAGGTTCCAGGTGCCGCCATAAAGATCAGTGGAGCTGACGATATTGTCGCCAACTTTGGCGAGATTCTGGATCGCGACCGCAGATGCCGCCTGACCGGAGGCAAGCGCCAAAGCCGCCACGCCACCTTCGATGGCTGCAATGCGCTGCTCAAGCACATCCACGGTAGGGTT is a genomic window containing:
- a CDS encoding SfnB family sulfur acquisition oxidoreductase; protein product: MGTVTDTKIDYTVHPRVNSNDPVAPRPRPITPAHIVQSDAEAIEIAQRLAERFKVGAALRDREGLLPIDELDEYSQSGLWSINVPKAYGGPEVSYATLAKVISTIAAADPAIAQVTQNHLAIVATVDLDGTEEQKKLFFGWALQGLRYGNAFSELKSKTVADFETKVVHDGDDVIVNGEKFYTTGALLSHVVPIVSVDETGQGYLVFADREAPGLTVTNNWSSFGQRTTASGSVKLENVRVPKARALKVTSFDHPTVGGPVSQIIQSAIDAGIARGAIDDTISFVKTLSRPWIDSGKQKASEDLFTIAAIGDLKIRLHAAEALLEIAGRSIDAARANTTLDTVSEATIKTGESKVLTTEIAILSTNKLFELAGTRSTLAEHGLDRHWRNARVHTLHDPVRWKFYHVGNYFLNGEHPPRHAWN
- a CDS encoding SfnB family sulfur acquisition oxidoreductase, with the protein product MSSTDRTLHRQATLTAGRPAPHIPPRRIKAHVIKDDAEAIAVAKEFARDFAVGAAERDRQRRLPVTEIERFSQSGLWAITVPKAYGGAGVSAVTLAEVTAIISAADSSIGQIPQNHFYMVEALRLSGSDEQKAHYFQRVLDGDRLGNAFTEIGTKTPVDYKTHFAERDGKLLLNGQKFYATGSLFAHIIVAVAKGPNGRVHLVFIDRATPGLDLVDDWTSFGQRSTGSGTVTFDDVEITPFHVVDHDEVFDQPTPMGPFAQIIHSAVQVGIARGALAETISYVRAHARPFFELSIEHGHEDPHTIHAVGDVSIRVHAADALLARAGRILDIASSNPTAQTVAEASIAVAEVKALGTEVAQLASTKLIELGGARSTLEAYGLDRYWRNARTHSLHDPVRWKYHHIGNFYLNDQLPPRHGAI
- a CDS encoding O-acetylhomoserine aminocarboxypropyltransferase/cysteine synthase family protein, giving the protein MSSKPLHPETLALHAGWRADPTTGSVAVPIYQTTSFQFRDTEHAANLFALKELGNIYSRIGNPTVDVLEQRIAAIEGGVAALALASGQAASAVAIQNLAKVGDNIVSSTDLYGGTWNLFANTLKDQGIEVRFVDPTDPENFRRATDGRTRAYYAETLPNPKLTVFPIAEVASIGREFGIPLIVDNTAAPLLARPFDHGAAVVVYSSTKYLGGHGTSIGGLIVDGGNFDWEAHKERQPALNTPDPSYHGAIWTEATKPLGPIAYIIKARVTLLRDLGAALSPFNAFQILQGIETLPLRIERHVKNAAAVADYLAKRPEIAKVIYPSQQSGVWRERADTYLKGGYGGLVGFELKDGLDAGRQFIDSLELLYHVANIGDARSLAIHPASTTHSQLTAEEQASSGVSPGYVRLSIGIEHIDDIIADIQRGLDAASSGVQNSKAA